TTTTAGATTTTTTGTCGCGCTGTGAAGGGGGAATTTTTGGGCTGGCTCAGTACAGCCAGCACCTGCTGATCGCTCAGAGGAACCTAAATTCTGCTGAAACAATAGCAAAAAAGCCCCGGGCCTGCGCCCGGGGCTTCCCCGCCTGTTCCGCGTCAGCGTTTATCTGACCGCAGACGCAAAAAGGCCATCCTTACGGATGGCCTCTTCACTGGTTTGATGCCTGGCAGTTCCCTACTCTCGCATGGGGAGACCCCACACTACCATCGGCGCTACGGCGTTTCACTTCTGAGTTCGGCATGGGGTCAGGTGGGACCACCGCGCTAGTGCCGCCAGGCAAATTCTGTTCACCGCCATGCCACCAGGGCACACCGGTCTAATCTGTATCACGCTGAAAATCTTCTCTCACGCCAAAACATCTTCGGCGTTGTAAGGTTAAGCCTCACGGTTCATTAGTACCGGTTAGCTCAACGCATCGCTGCGCTTACACACCCGGCCTATCAACGTCGTCGTCTTCAACGTTCCTTCAGGAGACTCGAAGTCTCAGGGAGAACTCATCTCGGGGCAAGTTTCGTGCTTAGATGCTTTCAGCACTTATCTCTTCCGCATTTAGCTACCGGGCAGTGCCATTGGCATGACAACCCGAACACCAGTGATGCGTCCACTCCGGTCCTCTCGTACTAGGAGCAGCCCCCCTCAGTTCTCCAGCGCCCACGGCAGATAGGGACCGAACTGTCTCACGACGTTCTAAACCCAGCTCGCGTACCACTTTAAATGGCGAACAGCCATACCCTTGGGACCTACTTCAGCCCCAGGATGTGATGAGCCGACATCGAGGTGCCAAACACCGCCGTCGATATGAACTCTTGGGCGGTATCAGCCTGTTATCCCCGGAGTACCTTTTATCCGTTGAGCGATGGCCCTTCCATTCAGAACCACCGGATCACTATGACCTGCTTTCGCACCTGCTCGCGCCGTCACGCTCGCAGTCAAGCCAGCTTATGCCATTGCACTAACCTCCTGATGTCCGACCAGGATTAGCTGACCTTCGTGCTCCTCCGTTACGCTTTAGGAGGAGACCGCCCCAGTCAAACTACCCACCAGACACTGTCCGCAACCCGGTTCACGGGTCAACGTTAGAACATCAAACATTAAAGGGTGGTATTTCAAGGCTGGCTCCACGCAGACTGGCGTCCACGCTTCAAAGCCTCCCACCTATCCTACACATCAAGGCTCAATGTTCAGTGTCAAGCTATAGTAAAGGTTCACGGGGTCTTTCCGTCTTGCCGCGGGTACACTGCATCTTCACAGCGAGTTCAATTTCACTGAGTCTCGGGTGGAGACAGCCTGGCCATCATTACGCCATTCGTGCAGGTCGGAACTTACCCGACAAGGAATTTCGCTACCTTAGGACCGTTATAGTTACGGCCGCCGTTTACCGGGGCTTCGATCAGGAGCTTCTCCTTACGGATAACCCCATCAATTAACCTTCCGGCACCGGGCAGGCGTCACACCGTATACGTCCACTTTCGTGTTTGCACAGTGCTGTGTTTTTAATAAACAGTTGCAGCCAGCTGGTATCTTCGACTGATTTCAGCTCCACGAGCAAGTCGCTTCACCTACCTATCAGCGTGCCTTCTCCCGAAGTTACGGCACCATTTTGCCTAGTTCCTTCACCCGAGTTCTCTCAAGCGCCTTGGTATTCTCTACCTGACCACCTGTGTCGGTTTGGGGTACGATTTCGTGTTACCTGGAGCTTAGAGGCTTTTCCTGGAAGCAGGGCATTTGTTGCTTCAGCACCGTGGTGCCTCGTCATCACGCCTCAGTGTTAAAGCACTCCGGATTTGCCTGGAGCACACACCTTCACGCTTAAACCGGGACAACCGTCGCCCGGCCAACATAGCCTTCTCCGTCCCCCCTTCGCAGTAACACCAAGTACAGGAATATTAACCTGTTTCCCATCGACTACGCCTTTCGGCCTCGCCTTAGGGGTCGACTCACCCTGCCCCGATTAACGTTGGACAGGAACCCTTGGTCTTCCGGCGAGCGGGCTTTTCACCCGCTTTATCGTTACTTATGTCAGCATTCGCACTTCTGATACCTCCAGCAACCCTCACAGGCCACCTTCGCAGGCTTACAGAACGCTCCCCTACCCAACAACACATCAGTGTCGCTGCCGCAGCTTCGGTGCATGGTTTAGCCCCGTTACATCTTCCGCGCAGGCCGACTCGACCAGTGAGCTATTACGCTTTCTTTAAATGATGGCTGCTTCTAAGCCAACATCCTGGCTGTCTGGGCCTTCCCACATCGTTTCCCACTTAACCATGACTTTGGGACCTTAGCTGGCGGTCTGGGTTGTTTCCCTCTTCACGACGGACGTTAGCACCCGCCGTGTGTCTCCCGTGATAACATTCTCCGGTATTCGTAGTTTGCATCGGGTTGGTAAGCCGGGATGGCCCCCTAGCCGAAACAGTGCTCTACCCCCGGAGATGAATTCACGAGGCGCTACCTAAATAGCTTTCGGGGAGAACCAGCTATCTCCCGGTTTGATTGGCCTTTCACCCCCAGCCACAGGTCATCCGCTAATTTTTCAACATTAGTCGGTTCGGTCCTCCAGTTAGTGTTACCCAACCTTCAACCTGCCCATGGCTAGATCACCGGGTTTCGGGTCTATACCCTGCAACTTAACGCCCAGTTAAGACTCGGTTTCCCTGCGGCTCCCCTATACGGTTAACCTTGCTACAGAATATAAGTCGCTGACCCATTATACAAAAGGTACGCAGTCACACCCGAAGGTGCTCCCACTGCTTGTACGTACACGGTTTCAGGTTCTTTTTCACTCCCCTCGCCGGGGTTCTTTTCGCCTTTCCCTCACGGTACTGGTTCACTATCGGTCAGTCAGGAGTATTTAGCCTTGGAGGATGGTCCCCCCATATTCAGACAGGATACCACGTGTCCCGCCCTACTCATCGAGCTCACAGCCTGTGCGTTTTCGTGTACGGGGCTGTCACCCTGTATCGCGCGACTTTCCGGACGCTTCCACTAACACACAAGCTGATTCAGGCTCTGGGCTCCTCCCCGTTCGCTCGCCGCTACTGGGGGAATCTCGGTTGATTTCTTTTCCTCGGGGTACTTAGATGTTTCAGTTCCCCCGGTTCGCTTCACAGCACTATGGATTCATGCTGTGATGATGCACCGAAGTGCACCGGGTTTCCCCATTCGGACATCGCCGGGTCAAGGGTTCATATCACCTCGCCGGCGCTTTTCGCAGATTAGCACGTCCTTCATCGCCTCTGACTGCCAGGGCATCCACCGTGTACGCTTAGTCGCTTAACCTCACAACCCGAAGATGTTTCTTCCGATTCATCATCGCATTGCGAAAATTTGAGAGACTCACGAACAACTTGCGTTGTTCAGTGTTTCAATTTTCAGCTTGATCCAGATTTTTAAAGAGCATATATCTCAAACATGACTCGTAAGTCAGTTTTGAGATACGGATGGGCAACGCCTTTCACACATTCCCGCGCAAGTGGCGTCCCCTAGGGGATTCGAACCCCTGTTACCGCCGTGAAAGGGCGGTGTCCTGGGCCTCTAGACGAAGGGGACACATAGTCTGCTTCGCAAGACGCCTTGCTTTTTACTTTTCATCAGACAATCTGTGTGAGCACTTCAGGGATGGGTTCTTTTAAGGTAAGGAGGTGATCCAACCGCAGGTTCCCCTACGGTTACCTTGTTACGACTTCACCCCAGTCATGAATCACAAAGTGGTAAGCGCCCTCCCGAAGGTTAAGCTACCTACTTCTTTTGCAACCCACTCCCATGGTGTGACGGGCGGTGTGTACAAGGCCCGGGAACGTATTCACCGTGACATTCTGATTCACGATTACTAGCGATTCCGACTTCATGGAGTCGAGTTGCAGACTCCAATCCGGACTACGACGCACTTTATGAGGTCCGCTTGCTCTCGCGAGGTCGCTTCTCTTTGTATGCGCCATTGTAGCACGTGTGTAGCCCTGGTCGTAAGGGCCATGATGACTTGACGTCATCCCCACCTTCCTCCAGTTTATCACTGGCAGTCTCCTTTGAGTTCCCGGCCGGACCGCTGGCAACAAAGGATAAGGGTTGCGCTCGTTGCGGGACTTAACCCAACATTTCACAACACGAGCTGACGACAGCCATGCAGCACCTGTCTCACAGTTCCCGAAGGCACCCCGGCATCTCTGCCAGGTTCTGTGGATGTCAAGACCAGGTAAGGTTCTTCGCGTTGCATCGAATTAAACCACATGCTCCACCGCTTGTGCGGGCCCCCGTCAATTCATTTGAGTTTTAACCTTGCGGCCGTACTCCCCAGGCGGTCGATTTAACGCGTTAGCTCCGGAAGCCACGCCTCAAGGGCACAACCTCCAAATCGACATCGTTTACGGCGTGGACTACCAGGGTATCTAATCCTGTTTGCTCCCCACGCTTTCGCACCTGAGCGTCAGTCTTCGTCCAGGAGGCCGCCTTCGCCACCGGTATTCCTCCAGATCTCTACGCATTTCACCGCTACACCTGGAATTCTACCTCCCTCTACGAGACTCCAGCCTGCCAGTTTCGAATGCAGTTCCCAGGTTGAGCCCGGGGATTTCACATCCGACTTGACAGACCGCCTGCGTGCGCTTTACGCCCAGTAATTCCGATTAACGCTTGCACCCTCCGTATTACCGCGGCTGCTGGCACGGAGTTAGCCGGTGCTTCTTCTGCGGGTAACGTCAATCGGCACGGTTATTAACCGTACCGCCTTCCTCCCCGCTGAAAGTGCTTTACAACCCGAAGGCCTTCTTCACACACGCGGCATGGCTGCATCAGGCTTGCGCCCATTGTGCAATATTCCCCACTGCTGCCTCCCGTAGGAGTCTGGACCGTGTCTCAGTTCCAGTGTGGCTGGTCATCCTCTCAGACCAGCTAGGGATCGTCGCCTAGGTGGGCCATTACCCCGCCTACCAGCTAATCCCATCTGGGCACATCTGATGGCAAGAGGCCCGAAGGTCCCCCTCTTTGGTCTTGCGACGTTATGCGGTATTAGCTACCGTTTCCAGTAGTTATCCCCCTCCATCAGGCAGTTTCCCAGACATTACTCACCCGTCCGCCACTCGTCACCCGAGAGCAAGCTCTCTGTGCTACCGTTCGACTTGCATGTGTTAGGCCTGCCGCCAGCGTTCAATCTGAGCCATGATCAAACTCTTCAATTTAAAAGTTTGATGCTCAATGAATTAAACTTCGTAATGAATTACGTGTTCACTCGTTGAGACTTGGTATTCATTTTTTGTCCGAAGACATCAAGAATCCGCGTCACCTGAGTGCCCACACAGATTGTCTGATAAATTGTTAAAGAGCAGTTGCGACGCGGCTTTCAGCGCTTCGTCGCGAGGTGGCGTATATTACGCCTTCCTCTTTCAGAGTCAACCCTGAATTTCAGGATTTTTCTCTTCAACCGACCCGGCTATTTGTGTGAAGTGATTCACATCTGCCGTGTCGATGGAGGCGCATTATAGGGAGTTCTCCGCCCCCCGCAATAGAAAAATGACATAAAAATGACTGACTGCTGCATTCCACAGCAAAACACCGCTTTATACCCATTTACACACAGACTTATCCACAATCCGGCAAAAGGCTAAAAATTCGCGAGCGCTACGCAAACGTTTTCGTTACAATGCCCGCGCAAAAATCGTGAGCCTCACATGGAGCGTTAGCTAAGTTTTGGGATCATTAAGGATCCAAAAATTCATCTAATGCTCTCTGTTCAAGTCAAATCCAGGGGATTTACCATGCAACAACGTCGTCCAGTCCGCCGCGCACTGCTCAGTGTTTCTGACAAGGCCGGTATTGTCGAATTCGCACAGGCGCTCTCTCAGCGTGGCGTAGAACTGCTCTCTACTGGCGGAACCGCTCGTCTGCTGGCAGATAAAGGTCTGCCGGTGACTGAAGTCTCCGACTACACCGGTTTCCCGGAAATGATGGATGGACGCGTAAAAACCCTGCACCCGAAAGTGCACGGTGGGATCCTCGGACGTCGCGGCCAGGATGACGCGATCATGGCAGAACACGCGATCGCGCCGATCGATATGGTGGTTGTTAACCTTTATCCGTTCGCCCAGACCGTTGCCCGCGAAGGTTGCTCGCTGGAAGATGCAGTAGAAAACATCGATATCGGCGGTCCTACGATGGTGCGCTCTGCGGCGAAGAACCATAAAGATGTTGCTATCGTAGTAAAAAGCAGCGACTACAGCGCCATCATTAATGAGATGGATGCGAACGAAGGCTCCCTGACGCTCGAAACCCGTTTCGATCTGGCCATTAAAGCTTTTGAGCACACCGCCGCTTACGACAGCATGATCGCCAACTACTTCGGTAGCCTGGTTCCGGCCTATCACGGCGAAAGCAAAGAACCATCAGGCCGCTTCCCACGCACCCTGAACCTGAACTTCATCAAGAAGCAGGATATGCGCTACGGTGAGAACAGCCACCAGCAGGCAGCCTTCTATATAGAAGAAGAAGTGAAAGAGGCTTCTGTGGCTACCGCGCAGCAGTTGCAGGGTAAAGCGCTTTCTTATAACAACATCGCGGATACCGATGCGGCGCTGGAGTGTGTGAAAGAGTTCAGCGAGCCTGCCTGCGTTATCGTTAAACATGCAAACCCTTGCGGCGTGGCAGTGAGTGGCTCCATTCTTGCGGCTTACGATCGCGCATACAAAACCGATCCCACCTCCGCATTCGGCGGCATTATCGCCTTTAACCGCGAGCTGGATGCCGCCACCGCGCAGGCGATCATCTCCCGCCAGTTTGTGGAGGTGATCATTGCGCCGTCTGCGACAGAAGAAGCGCTGAAAATCACGGCCGCCAAACAGAATGTCCGCGTACTGGTTTGCGGCGAGTGGTCGCAACGCGTGCCGGGGCTCGACTTTAAACGCGTCAACGGCGGGCTGCTGGTTCAGGATCGCGATCTGGGCATGGTCAGCAGCAACGAACTGCGTGTTGTCAGCAAGCGCCAACCGACGGAGCAAGAGCTGCGCGATGCGCTGTTCTGCTGGAAGGTAGCAAAATTCGTGAAATCCAACGCGATCGTTTATGCGAAAGAGAATATGACCATCGGCATTGGCGCCGGCCAGATGAGCCGCGTTTACTCGGCGAAGATCGCCGGGATCAAAGCCGGTGACGAAGGGCTGGAAGTGAAAGGTTCTGCGATGGCGTCTGACGCATTCTTCCCGTTCCGCGATGGTATCGATGCCGCTGCCGCTGTTGGCGTGACCTGCGTGATCCAACCAGGTGGCTCCATCCGCGATGACGAAGTGATTGCCGCTGCCGATGAACACGGCATTGCTATGATCTTTACCGATATGCGTCACTTCCGCCATTAATCCACGGAGCAGACAATGAAAGTATTAGTGATTGGTAACGGCGGGCGCGAACACGCGCTGGCCTGGAAAGCGGCGCAGTCGCCGCTGGTCGATACTGTTTTTGTTGCACCGGGTAATGCCGGTACCGCACTGGAACCGGCGCTGCAAAACGTGGCAATTGGCGTCACCGATATTCCGGCGCTGCTCAGCTTTGCGCAGAACGAGAAAATCGATCTGACTATCGTTGGCCCGGAAGCGCCGCTGGTCATTGGCGTAGTCGATGCCTTCCGCGCCGCTGGCCTGAAAATTTTTGGCCCAACGCAAGGTGCCGCACAACTGGAAGGCTCAAAAGCCTTCACCAAAGACTTCCTGGCGCGCCACAAGATCCCGACGGCGGAATACCAGAACTTCACCGAGATTGAACCGGCGCTGGCGTACCTGCGTGAGAAAGGCGCGCCAATCGTCATTAAAGCGGACGGTCTGGCAGCGGGCAAAGGTGTGATTGTCGCCATGACGCTGGAAGAAGCCGAAGCGGCAGTGAACGATATGCTGGCAGGCAATGCTTTTGGCGACGCCGGCCACCGTATCGTTATTGAAGAGTTCCTCGACGGTGAAGAAGCCAGCTTTATCGTCATGGTCGATGGCGAACATGTTCTGCCGATGGCCACCAGCCAGGATCACAAACGCGTGGGTGATGGTGATACCGGGCCGAACACCGGCGGTATGGGCGCTTACTCGCCAGCGCCAGTCGTCACTGATGAAGTACATCAACGTACGATGGAACGCATTATATGGCCGACCGTGCGCGGTATGGCAGCGGAAGGCAATACCTACACCGGTTTCCTGTATGCCGGTCTGATGATCGACAAACAGGGCAATCCGAAAGTGATTGAGTTCAACTGCCGCTTTGGCGATCCGGAAACGCAACCGATCATGCTGCGGATGCAGTCAGACCTGGTTGAACTGTGCCTGGCCGCCTGCGAAGGCAAACTGGACGAGAAAACCTCTGAGTGGGATGAACGCGCGTCTCTGGGCGTGGTGATGGCTGCCGGTGGTTATCCGGGCGACTACAGCAAGGATGATGTGATCCACGGCCTGCCACTGGAAGAAGTGGCGGACGGTAAAGTGTTCCACGCGGGGACTAAACTCTCCGGCGACGACCTGGTGCTGACCAACGGCGGCCGCGTACTCTGCGTGACTGCGCTGGGTAACACCGTTGCCGAAGCACAGCAACGCGCCTATCAGTTGATGACCAATATTCACTGGAACGGCAGCTTCAGCCGCCGTGATATCGGCTACCGCGCGATCGCTCGCGAACAGGGCAAATAACGTTATTTTGCCCCAGGCCCGATCAGGCGTAGTCGCCATCGGGCCGTTCGCCGGGAGGCGCTATGCTTACCCGGCCAACTTAAATCTTCAGAAACTCTTCTCCATCGGCTGCCAGCGACAAAAATCACCATTCGCGACCAACAGCAACTGCGCCCCTTCCGGCGCTTCCAGCCATGCCACGCTTACCGCCGCCGCTGAGCGCGTCTGACGCTGCTCAATGCGGTTCAGCGCAAAGCTGTCGAGATCCGGCTTCACCGTCTTGCCTTCACAGGTCTGAACCGTGCGATTGGCCTGCCAGCGTCCCTGACGCAGCACCACACGCCCCTGGCGCAGCGCATCGCTGGTCTGGCGGATCTGTTCAGCACGGTAACGATACAGCGCAACCTGGTCGCTGGAGAGCTGCTGCTTCTGCCCATTGACCTCACGCTGCATAAAGCTCAGCTCACCACGATCGTCAAAACGCACGCGTACATGCTCAGGCGGCTGGCTATAAATATTGAGTTCGACAAGGGTTAAGGTATCACCTTGCCAGCGGTATTCGCTGAGGGAAGTGTTGCCGTGATGCCACGGACTAAAAGCGGAAAGCAGATGTGTCTCGCCGTCGGAATCTTTACGCCAGATCCGCACTGCGCCCTGATCGTCAGCAAACCCGCTGGCGGTGAACGGAGGCAAGGACGTATCGTGGCTACAAGCCGTCAGCAACAGGACGCCAGCTAACGTCATTGAGCGACGCCAGAATGACAAAAGGGGCGAAACCGCCCCTTCGATAAAACCGTTCACTGGCACGCTGTCTTACTTAACAGAGTCTTTCAGTGCTTTACCAGAAACAAATGCCGGCACGTTAGCGGCAGCGATTTTGATTTCTTTACCGGTCTGCGGGTTGCGGCCAGTACGCTCAGCGCGGTGGTTCACTTTGAAGGTACCGAAACCAACCAGTTGTACCGCATCGCCTTCTTTCAGAGACTCAGTAATAGCAGCCAGAGTGGATTCCAGTGCAGCTTTTGCCTGCGCTTTAGACAGATCAGCCTTGTCTGCAATTACATCAATCAGTTGAGTCTTATTCATAAGTTATCCTTTCAATGTGTTTATCGCTTGCTAAGCATCGAGTGCGACGGAAATGCCTCAAAAGCACTCTCCTGCATACACGCACCGATAGCCACTTTTTTTCGCCCCCCAAATGTAGACCAGACGGGGGTAGGAAGGGAAGCCTTCCGGCGCGACAAAACTGGCCCTAAATCACGTTTTATTGCCTCATTGCTGCAAATTTATACCAATATTGCTATCGCCAGCCTCACGCAGGTCTGCGCGTAGCCCTTTAATCAGTTCAATATCACGTTCTTCACAGGCCGCCAAAAGACGGAAAATTTCCCACTGAATGTCCCATTCCTGCTCAACGGCGGGGTTCAGTCGCAG
The Kosakonia oryzae genome window above contains:
- a CDS encoding DUF1481 domain-containing protein codes for the protein MNGFIEGAVSPLLSFWRRSMTLAGVLLLTACSHDTSLPPFTASGFADDQGAVRIWRKDSDGETHLLSAFSPWHHGNTSLSEYRWQGDTLTLVELNIYSQPPEHVRVRFDDRGELSFMQREVNGQKQQLSSDQVALYRYRAEQIRQTSDALRQGRVVLRQGRWQANRTVQTCEGKTVKPDLDSFALNRIEQRQTRSAAAVSVAWLEAPEGAQLLLVANGDFCRWQPMEKSF
- the hupA gene encoding nucleoid-associated protein HU-alpha gives rise to the protein MNKTQLIDVIADKADLSKAQAKAALESTLAAITESLKEGDAVQLVGFGTFKVNHRAERTGRNPQTGKEIKIAAANVPAFVSGKALKDSVK
- the purH gene encoding bifunctional phosphoribosylaminoimidazolecarboxamide formyltransferase/IMP cyclohydrolase, whose protein sequence is MQQRRPVRRALLSVSDKAGIVEFAQALSQRGVELLSTGGTARLLADKGLPVTEVSDYTGFPEMMDGRVKTLHPKVHGGILGRRGQDDAIMAEHAIAPIDMVVVNLYPFAQTVAREGCSLEDAVENIDIGGPTMVRSAAKNHKDVAIVVKSSDYSAIINEMDANEGSLTLETRFDLAIKAFEHTAAYDSMIANYFGSLVPAYHGESKEPSGRFPRTLNLNFIKKQDMRYGENSHQQAAFYIEEEVKEASVATAQQLQGKALSYNNIADTDAALECVKEFSEPACVIVKHANPCGVAVSGSILAAYDRAYKTDPTSAFGGIIAFNRELDAATAQAIISRQFVEVIIAPSATEEALKITAAKQNVRVLVCGEWSQRVPGLDFKRVNGGLLVQDRDLGMVSSNELRVVSKRQPTEQELRDALFCWKVAKFVKSNAIVYAKENMTIGIGAGQMSRVYSAKIAGIKAGDEGLEVKGSAMASDAFFPFRDGIDAAAAVGVTCVIQPGGSIRDDEVIAAADEHGIAMIFTDMRHFRH
- the purD gene encoding phosphoribosylamine--glycine ligase gives rise to the protein MKVLVIGNGGREHALAWKAAQSPLVDTVFVAPGNAGTALEPALQNVAIGVTDIPALLSFAQNEKIDLTIVGPEAPLVIGVVDAFRAAGLKIFGPTQGAAQLEGSKAFTKDFLARHKIPTAEYQNFTEIEPALAYLREKGAPIVIKADGLAAGKGVIVAMTLEEAEAAVNDMLAGNAFGDAGHRIVIEEFLDGEEASFIVMVDGEHVLPMATSQDHKRVGDGDTGPNTGGMGAYSPAPVVTDEVHQRTMERIIWPTVRGMAAEGNTYTGFLYAGLMIDKQGNPKVIEFNCRFGDPETQPIMLRMQSDLVELCLAACEGKLDEKTSEWDERASLGVVMAAGGYPGDYSKDDVIHGLPLEEVADGKVFHAGTKLSGDDLVLTNGGRVLCVTALGNTVAEAQQRAYQLMTNIHWNGSFSRRDIGYRAIAREQGK